The stretch of DNA AGTTGTTGATTATACTTTATGTAAACCAAATCATGTAACCTTTTGTGGTCCAGTCTATTCCTTTTCTTTGAATGAATCTGCAATGTGAATAAgtaatatgtaaattaatttctttctacaacttacaaactaatataataataaaatgagttATGTCTTATTACTTGCTCAAAAACACTCCAATTGCGCTCACATCCCGATGAACTACATGTCAAGCTTAAAATCTTGATTGCTAGCTTTTGTAAGTTGGGAGCTGCATGCCCATAATTCTTCCACCATTGAGCTACACAAGCAACGAAAGTAGCTTAGAATGTAACCATTATATCTTAGCacaatttaaaaagtgtttAAGTGTCTCACCTGTGACCGTGGTTTTCCTTGATTCTTTGGCAAAATCATCACCAAAGAGTCCATTTGCACTCTTATAAAGAGGCAActcagttaaaaaaatttgatgcaCATCTTTACTTGGCACCAACCTCCTGATGCAATCATATAATCCATTTGTAACTTCCAAATCATATTCCATGTCCGGGTTGGAATAAAAAACTCTGGGTTCAAAAAGTGACCAGCTGCATGCAAAGGGCGATGAAGTTGACATGTCCATCTGTTATCAATGATTGTAAATACAtcattgtatttactttcatcCTTGTTGAATGACTTCGCTATTGTTTCCTTGGCTTTCTCCATTGCTTCATATATATAACCCATAGCTGCTTTTCTTTCCCCATCAACTAAACGAAGCACATGAACAAGAGGAGCCATGACTTTGAGAGTAAATACTACTTGATTCCAAAATGAAGGCATAAGAACAATTTTAGTAGCCTCCCTCCCCTTGGCTTCCTTTGATAACTTGTTATTGCTCCATTCATCAGAAGTGAACATCTTTCTCAAACTTCCCTTCTCTTGATGTAACCTTTGTAATGATAAATAGGAGGTAGCAAACCTTGTAACTGCATGTCTTACTAATTCCCtcttatttgtaaattgtctCAACAAACTCAAGGTACTAGAATGGCTATAGATAAAGCCAACAAGATTAATTCCTCTTTGAATTGTCTTCTTTATCAAAGGAATCTTTCCAATATCTTCAAGCATAAAATCTATACAATGGGCAACACAAGGAGTCCAATAGAGATGGGGTCTTTTCTCTTCTAACAACTTACCAGCCAACACATAATTGCTCTCATTATCTGTTATAACTTGAACAACATTTTCTTCTCCAATTTCCTCCACAAGGGAATCAAGCATCTGAAATAGTTTTTCTCCTGTCTTCAGAAATTTTAAACCATCAATGGACTTGACAAACATTGTCCCTGCAGGTGAGCTCACCAAAAAGTTAATCAAGCATCGTTGCTTTCGGTTAGTCCATGCATCTGACATAATAGAGCAACCATGTTTGCTCCACTACAATTTATGATCTTGCAACAACTTCTCAGTGTACTCAACTTCCTTGTTGAGAAGTGGAACTCTGATTTCATGATAATTAGGCGCGGGTAAATTGGGTCCATAAGCACCTATGGCATCAATCATATCTTGAAAACTTTTCAACTTCACAAGGTTGAATGACAAGCCTGCTTGGTACCAAAATCGAGCAATATATTGATGAACCGAggcctttaaatttttgtcacaTGCCTCTTTGATGTTAGCTTGccttaatttttccttttttctcttctctattgcAGCAGTTGGATTTCTACAAAACATATACATTAGTCATTTTCTTCCATCGCTATTTCTCCCTTTATCATTACTAGCCGTGGAAATTTCAACCTCATCTTCACTCTTATGGTTATCATTGGTTGCAGTATATCTAGGATTGATGGAGGAGCTGTTTGCTTTTTCTTTGTATAATTTCCAAAGTTCTTCTCTCACATTTTTCGGAGTCTTGGTGCAAGCAACAACATTGCCCTTCTTTGCCATGAGATATTCTTTTGCTCTAGTAACTCCTCATTTCATAACTTTCCCACAATAATTGCAAATAgttgtatttaaatttgattcatccATCGGATGACAATATTTCCATCCTGGGTCACTCCTATGGGATGCTCTTGAAGGATCATTATCATTGGCCACTATTATTGCTGaaaaataggtatattttttaaaaaataattatactgaAATtagacaaatagaaaaaaaaaaacttggcgGTGGCGGCC from Vigna unguiculata cultivar IT97K-499-35 chromosome 8, ASM411807v1, whole genome shotgun sequence encodes:
- the LOC114195058 gene encoding uncharacterized protein LOC114195058; amino-acid sequence: MSDAWTNRKQRCLINFLVSSPAGTMFVKSIDGLKFLKTGEKLFQMLDSLVEEIGEENVVQVITDNESNYVLAGKLLEEKRPHLYWTPCVAHCIDFMLEDIGKIPLIKKTIQRGINLVGFIYSHSSTLSLLRQFTNKRELVRHAVTRFATSYLSLQRLHQEKGSLRKMFTSDEWSNNKLSKEAKGREATKIVLMPSFWNQVVFTLKVMAPLVHVLRLVDGERKAAMGYIYEAMEKAKETIAKSFNKDESKYNDVFTIIDNRWTCQLHRPLHAAGHFLNPEFFIPTRTWNMIWKLQMDYMIASGGWCQSANGLFGDDFAKESRKTTVTAQWWKNYGHAAPNLQKLAIKILSLTCSSSGLGEVDDDNDNEEEGNDLVFHDDPTLNWATIYEASGIGEPVVYTRRQATNKRKQPSSDSIVIGSSHASKKGTGATPTPTPTQSKKGKERTQIQVQNELHDSSDSEFERLLNFDKSLSKGEDEEGYAPLDDDIEDNYVGVEEESDD